In Gossypium hirsutum isolate 1008001.06 chromosome D06, Gossypium_hirsutum_v2.1, whole genome shotgun sequence, one genomic interval encodes:
- the LOC107943392 gene encoding uncharacterized protein: MSIPPFQGKSDPEAYLEWEKKIELVFECHNYLESKKVKLAAIEFSDYAMIWWDQLISSRRRNGERPINTWAEMKALMRKRFIPSYYHRELHQKLQHLSQGNRSMDDYFKEMEVGMIRANIEEDREATMVRFLAGLNKDIANIVELHHYVEIEEMVHMAVKVEKQLKRKVPVRGAYPNSSPTPKWSQGSGRKENSIQARDSLSIPKAPKPSGEASKSNNEAGRNSTRDIKCFKCLERGHIASQCLNRRVMTLKSNGEIESEDEEENDLDHPTDEEREEELEFAMDGELFVVKRSLSIQSIEDEQQRENVFHSRCLIQGKVCSLIIDGGSCTNVVSSMLIEKLELPTTKNPQPYKLQWLNDGGELKVTEQAVISFSIGKYSDEVVCDVVPMHAGHLLLERPWQFDRRAINNGYTNRYTFEYHGKNVTLAPMTPKQVYEDQVQLKNSVQQMKDFEDVFPEDIPSGLPPLRGIKYQIDFIPRATYGKV; the protein is encoded by the exons ATGTCCATTCCCCCATTCCAAGGCAAATCTGATCCGGAGGCGTACTTAgaatgggaaaagaagattgagttAGTTTTTGAGTGTCACAACTACTTGGAAAGCAagaaggtgaagttggcggcCATTGAATTCTCTGATTATGCAATGATCTGGTGGGATCAACTAATCTCGAGCCGAAGAAGGAACGGGGAGCGGCCAATCAACACATGGGCCGAAATGAAAGCCTTGATGCGCAAAAGGTTCATTCCTTCATACTATCATCGAGAGTTGCACCAAAAACTACAACACCTTTCGCAAGGAAATCGAAGCATGGACgattattttaaagaaatggagGTGGGCATGATTCGAGCCAACATCGAAGAGGACCGAGAGGCCACCATGGTAAGGTTTTTGGCTGGATTGAACAAAGatattgccaacatagttgaacttCATCATTATGTTGAAATCGAAGAAATGGTGCATATGGCCGTCAAGGTAGAAAAGCAACTTAAAAGAAAAGTTCCTGTTCGTGGAGCTTATCCAAATTCATCTCCTACCCCAAAATGGAGTCAAGGATCTGGTAGGAAAGAGAATTCCATTCAGGCACGAGATTCATTGTCGATTCCAAAAGCCCCTAAACCAAGTGGAGAGGCGAGCAAAAGCAATAATGAAGCTGGGCGCAATTCTACTCGAGACATTAAGTGTTTCAAATGTCTCGAGCGGGGCCATATAGCAAGTCAATGCCTAAATCGCCGAGTGATGACCTTAAAGTCTAATGGTGAAATCGAGTCTGAAGATGAGGAAGAGAATGATCTCGATCATCCTACCGATGAAGAAAGGGAGGAAGAACTTGAATTTGCTATGGACGGAGAATTATTCGTGGTAAAACGAAGTTTGAGCATTCAAAGCATCGAAGATGAACAACAACGCGAGAACGTCTTCCATTCAAGATGCTTAATTCAAGGTAAGGTCTGTAGTTTGATTATTGATGGGGGAAGTTGCACAAACGTCGTTAGCAGCATGCTCATAGAAAAACTCGAATTACCGACGACAAAAAACCCTCAACCTTATAAACtacaatggctaaatgatggTGGAGAATTAAAGGTCACCGAACAAGCCGTCATCTCTTTCTCTATAGGCAAATATAGTGATGAAGTTGTTTGTGACGTAGTCCCGATGCATGCGGGTCATCTCCTCTTGGAAAGGCCATGGCAATTCGACCGACGAGCCATTAACAATGGTTACACCAACCGATATACTTTTGAGTACCATGGCAAGAATGTGACTTTGGCTCCCATGACTCCCAAACAAGTGTATGAGGATCAAGTgcaactgaaaaattctgttcaGCAAATGAAg GACTTTGAAGACGTGTTCCCGGAGGACATCCCTAGTGGCTTACCCCCTCTTCGAGGGATAAAATACCAAATCGACTTCATTCCCAGAGCAACATACGGGAAAGTCTAA